The genomic interval AGCTCTCGCGTTAATTCCCCAAACGCCCCTTTAATTGGCACGCGGAGGTCTAATTATCGCGCGCACCAATTTACCGTTAGAGTTTAATTAGGCTAAggacaaaataagaaatatgcACAGTCTGAGATATCTTCTGATGATGTGCTTTAACCCAAACTCTTCAAAGCAGACTTCTCTCAAACAGATTCACTTTAATGAAGTACTGAATGATTCCTTCATTTTCATAAAGTTGAAATACACAAATCACAGGCTGGTTTTTGAACTGCGAgtgctttctttaaaaaactcaaGAGCATCGTCAGCAACGTGCATTAACAACATGAGGTGCAAGAAAGATTGTAAGTGACACCGAAATTAATCACGTGcaataattaaatgttttaatatggAAAGTGGAGCTGTTGAAAATTAAAGCAGAATTCTtctctaaaatacattttcagatttccttttttctacATGACATAAACGAgccatgacttttttttttattatatcttTTATATTCGTCATATATTCAGTCTCAAGTGagtctaaatgaaacagaaaataaagttgaggaatatttttttcttttttaaggtacaaatgaaaataaaaaaatacaagttttgcatctttacatataaacacacaaaaagtttACATGGAATACTAATtgtaaggagaaaaaaatatagtGCAAAAATCAAAACCTTGTCAAAACACACCTCAGATACGTATTGAATTGCCTttaaaaaatagaatttaaaaaatgccttgaaataaatcaataaaaataggAAGAAAAGTTCTGGCTTACTTTTGGTAGCGACTTTAATAATTTCACAGCGTCCATTAATAAGAAGCTGCTTCTAAAATGATGCAGGCAGCATGTTACTGTTCATGTTAATGCTGCTGACATAgatcagtatttttttttataaaaataaaaacatgctgctGTGTTGGACCTTtagtgtgttcagtctgtgcctgtgtgtgagtttgtcgtGTCTGCAGTGAACGGCTCGGTCAGTGGTGGGTCTCAGGCTTCTTACCGTCTGTTTTGGTACCAGGTCTTGACTTGTGTGTCTGTCAGGTTGAGAGCCGCGGCCAGGTCCATGCGGTCCTGCACGCTGAGGTATTTCTGTCGCTCGAAGCTCCTCTCCAGCTGGTTGAGTTGGTGGTCGGTGAAAGCTGTCCGTGCTTTACGAGGCTTTTTCGTGCGCATCGGAGGACTGTCTCTGCTGCTCGAGATCTCTCGGTCTCCCTCTTCTAAAGAccctaaaacacaaacatgattaGTCATAAGGCCTGCTAGAAAATATCTTCACATGCTGTCAATAATCtagttttttatatatatatatatctacaggACACGAATACAACACCCACATGCCTAAAGAAAAACTACACAAACTCCCGCAGTAGACTTATTCTAGCTCACACGTGTGCTGCAGAAGTGaagcaatacaaataaatgtgtgaatttgtcacttgaagattttttttttttttttttgcttcttttcctTAAGAAAACGAGAAATCAATATGTCAATCCATCTCTATTTGTAGCTGTGTTTCAGTACTCCATGATCCCCCCTCCAGGAAGAACAATAATCTCTCTAATTGACCCACTAGGGAGGCCTCGCGCACAGGGAAAATCACCAGGCTTACATCTGTTTTCACATCTATTAGACTAATAAAGGAGGCTGAGATTTAGACAAAGAATCAAacataacatgatgatgttggttttatttattttttattgtattcttTTCTATATTAGTCTTCTTTTGGGTTAAAGTCTGCTCAATATTTGGTTTCAATggctacattttttaaaccttaaatcatttatttaaacttattATTTTAGCAATAGTATCATTATCTGAAATAAATGCTCTTACCGTTGCATTTCATTTCACTGTGTATATCGTCTCTTTTGTCCAACTTGCTTCTGTTTTCATCTTGTTCCAACTTGGGCCTGAAGCCGTCCGGAGCCGTGGCACTTTCTGGTTTTGGTGTGTGATGTGGTGAGGATACACTGGTGCTGTAAGGTGCGCAGGCTGCCAGTGGTTTACTGTCCCCTAAAATGTCTTTGATTAGAAACGAGGAGGTGGCAGTCCTCGGGGCGCAGCCGGCCCCGGCGAGCGGCTGCTGCGGCGACAGCGGCAAACCCTGCGCCTGGttgtggaggtggtggtgatgCTGAAGGCTGTCCTGGACCAGATGCGAGTCGGCGGAGTGCTCCATGGTGACCGAGATGGGGGATGAGGGCGCCGTTCCCACAGTGTCTATCTCCGAGCATGGTGACGGGGTCGCCTGGCTCCTGAAATCCGCTGTCCTGCTGTCGCTGAGCCGAAAGTCTCCGTTCATTAGCACGGGGTTACCAGAGTTTGACGCGCCGGATAAAATAGTGTCTATCCCAAAACTCGACCCGCTGGATGCTTCCATGTtaagaaaggagagaagaagccTTCATAACAACAGTGACACGCTTCTCCTCAGATCACAAGAAAGTCAGAAAAATTAACTCGGAGGtagaaaaacaattaaagagTTGACAAATAAACccaagagagaaacaaaatccACGTTTAAAAGCGGCTCACGCAGCCGGTGTATGGTCCAAGATGTTACATTCAGGGAAAATGCGGAAAAGCAAAGTGTGGGTCTGCGTAGTCCACGTCGCTTTTTGTGTTTGGATATTGAACTTTGTGTTAAAAGTTGAGGCGTATAGAGAGATATACATAGGGCTGACTCCTCGACATCAGGCTCCCCCTTTTTGCTGCTAATCGCTCCAGTGTTGCTCTACAATGACTTCCTATACTGACGTCACGGCCCACGGCGAGGGGGAATTAATATTTTCTCCTTTATAATAAACACTCGAcgccttttctctcctctctcccccccacctcctctccaCCTTCCTGTGCTGCCATTGGCTCACATTCTGACCGGCTCCGGCAGCTCACCAATCAGGGAGTTGTTTCTTTATCGAGACAGTTCAAGCCAACCATTGAATTGAGTTTAATTGTGGAAAAgctcttttttaaaagctgggggaaaaaacaggCATGTGCTTTAAGGCCATGCTGTAAATAGTTTTCTATTAAATATCTGAGCTGAGGTAGAAAATACTGACAAAGTAAgggagaataaagagaaaaaagctATGAATCATTTGGTTAAATAGAACTAAAAGGCTAAACTCACCGGTGGCTGTTCAGCACTATATGGTAGGATaaattataaatacattttttccctcataatataatcaaaatatttgatctttttacTACCCAACGTGTTAAACTTTCTAAAGTAAGATGTAAGTAACAGTTCAAAAAGGCTAAATTATATAACTCTAATTTAGCCAAATTTCAGATgaggttttgtattgaaaaatcattttcatttttttatttatttgtaatgtaaAAATCCGTCCATGCTTCATGCTGAGCGCTCGTGGTGTCACGGTTATCGTCTACCTCTCTGGATACATCCTCAGAGCCGCGAGGTCGCCAGATTTAGGCACGAGGAGAAGTGCTGGTGACTGTCATGACAGCGCATCTTGTTAATAACCATGTCATCTTAATTAGTAAAGTAATTATGAGGTGCTAATGAGCGTTCAAAGGTAGTAGGAAATTCAGCACTTTTTCCCCCGACGTGGATTTGTGGGATATGGAGGAGAAAGTGCATCTGACAGAGGCTGTCTATGTATGCAGACTCTCtggatcatgtgtgtgtgtgtgtgtgtgtgtgtgtgtgtgtgtgtgtgtgtgtgtgtgtgtgtgtgtgtgtgtgtgtgtgtgtgttttcagggggAATGCCACTTCTCTCAGAGAAGGTGAACACACGCTCGTGCTccacagaggttttttttctttgcggACGTAACATTTTTTGCAGATTGATTTTTCGTCTTCACATCAGCCTCCGCACTTTTCCGGAATTTGAGGATGAATCATGCAGCGAGGCTAgcttactattattattattattattattattattattattattattattgttctatttttattcttcttcttcctcctcctcctcagcaggttGACGAGGACGCTGGTGCTGATTATTGATGTAAAACGGATGAAGATTGTATCCCGGATTAGTAGGTTTGTTCAtagtttattgttgttgttttttttttaaattgcacgtATTCAAATATTGTATCAATTAATAAACGCAATGCTCCGTTTTTCTCCATTTGATTCTGTTAGTTTTTGCATGCAACGAATAGTAAATAAATGATTAGACTACTGTATTATTCTATAGCATACTGTAGTTTTCTTGCATAGccgataaaaaatatatatgttttgaCTTTAACTCTTTTTGTCGGTTGATTTCTTTACATTTGTAAAGCTTTTccagaaattaaaaatattgagCTATCATTAATAAATCAAACGTTTTGAATAACCAACACACTATAGATCAGCAGgctaaaattatcaacttttttatattttaattatacCATGTGCATAAATGATcacttttttgtgtctttatgttttcttgAGAAAATTCAAttgcaaatgttatttttaatttcacaatCCCCCCCACAATATAGTATCTTCTTTAATGCTTACAACTACTAAATTAAATCTGTATTGTTTTGTAGAATATTTTGAAACGTTAAAGTGAGTTTATTGTCAGAAAagtgagttttttattttttatctaacAGCGTGAATCAGTGCAGAGGACTCTTCATGGTCTGGGTTTCTCCAgcattagaaacatgcagagtttGACCACCAGGCGGCGACAAAGAGAGGCCACTATGTGTACAGGAGGATCCGGAGCAAACGGAGGCCTCCGCCGCCCATTAATGAGCTGAATAACTCCACACTGCATCTTGATATGAAATTAATAGGGACTTAAGATAATTATCAACCTGCAGCCTCAGCCTCAAACAAAGTGacagttatagaaacacattggaacaacagaaaaacaacagacaggCTCTCCACAGTGGAAACCAATTAGAATATCCTGTCCACATATGATCAGGCCTTTTCTGAACCTTATTACCTTCAAATCGCTCACATCAGATCAAAGCGATGCTTAAACACGTCACTCAGTGTGCGCATCAACCGCAAACCGGAACAATCAATCGCTTTATTAGGTTTAAGGGCGCCGCAGGAGCAAATTGAACGCTACCAGTTCGAGTATCGTCTTATTGGCCTCAGCTGATGGTCGATGATGGGCCGCTGCAACTCTGGCTGGCACCATATTGATTCTCTGGCGGCTTTGCGTGTAAGCTGTCACTTCACCGCTGGCGACCTTTAGGTTGCACAGTTGCAGCGTTTACAACAGAGACACCCCGCATTTAGACTGTCAATCAGGGCGGGGAGGACGCGGGAGCGGCCGGACACGCGCACACAGAACAAGtgagagaggtttttttttttttttacaagtttgaaataaagaaacaacaaaagaaaaacatgtaatagCTGTAaccctgtctctccaataaacgTCTGCTCTCTACGCGATACAGTAGTTGTATGATCCAACCTTCACGAGCTCACATTAgaggttcatttttttaattgcacgCGCGTCATGAATGCAAGATCCaatcaggagaggagagagattatTAAGGGATCTGGAGATTGGATATGACTAAATTATGAAAGcagaacaatgtttttttttattggttcgTTTGCatgatttttgttgttattaGCATCCAATtttattaacataaaaaaatatgtttttaaacatgcaacttaaagaaaacaatagGATGCAATTGGTTTTAAATATTCAAGGGGCCAGAAAAGcaagcaacaacaaaagacaaTTTTACCCCTAAATTCAATCTGAATCTTTACTGCTTTGAATTGAAATCAAGATTTTTACAAAGTATAAACAATAGAGGATAACAATGTctaaatgaacaacaaacatgttgtttgaaaaacatttaaatgtacagtTTCTGAATTATATACATGgtcaataaacatatttttttaaattaaaaaatatataaatatataggtAAATATgtattaacaaaacaaaa from Labrus mixtus chromosome 3, fLabMix1.1, whole genome shotgun sequence carries:
- the barhl2 gene encoding barH-like 2 homeobox protein isoform X1, with protein sequence MEASSGSSFGIDTILSGASNSGNPVLMNGDFRLSDSRTADFRSQATPSPCSEIDTVGTAPSSPISVTMEHSADSHLVQDSLQHHHHLHNQAQGLPLSPQQPLAGAGCAPRTATSSFLIKDILGDSKPLAACAPYSTSVSSPHHTPKPESATAPDGFRPKLEQDENRSKLDKRDDIHSEMKCNGSLEEGDREISSSRDSPPMRTKKPRKARTAFTDHQLNQLERSFERQKYLSVQDRMDLAAALNLTDTQVKTWYQNRRTKWKRQTAVGLELLAEAGNYSALQRMFPSPYFYHPSLLGTVDSTTAAAAAAAMYSSMYRTPTTPHPGLQRPLVPRVLIHGLGPGGQPALNPLSNPMVGTPHQR
- the barhl2 gene encoding barH-like 2 homeobox protein isoform X2 encodes the protein MEASSGSSFGIDTILSGASNSGNPVLMNGDFRLSDSRTADFRSQATPSPCSEIDTVGTAPSSPISVTMEHSADSHLVQDSLQHHHHLHNQAQGLPLSPQQPLAGAGCAPRTATSSFLIKDILGDSKPLAACAPYSTSVSSPHHTPKPESATAPDGFRPKLEQDENRSKLDKRDDIHSEMKCNEEGDREISSSRDSPPMRTKKPRKARTAFTDHQLNQLERSFERQKYLSVQDRMDLAAALNLTDTQVKTWYQNRRTKWKRQTAVGLELLAEAGNYSALQRMFPSPYFYHPSLLGTVDSTTAAAAAAAMYSSMYRTPTTPHPGLQRPLVPRVLIHGLGPGGQPALNPLSNPMVGTPHQR